GATCGTCAACAGCGTGCTCTCCCCGGCCGAGACGAGCCGGATCCGTCTGGACTGCTCGGACGCCACGCTCGAACTGATCCACCTCTACGGGCACGGCAACGAGAACTGGCACTACACCCCGGCACCGCACGTCACCGACGAGGCGCGGATCGCCCACTGGCGCAGCCCCGCACGCGACGAGCCGAGCTCCCACCGCGGGATGCTGCGCGAACTGATCGCCGCGATGCGGGCGGGAAAGCGCCCCCCCTGCAGCGGGCGGGACGGCCGCCTCGTCCTGGAACTGCTCACCGCGCTCTACAAGTCGGCGGCCACCGGCCGCGCGGTCTCCGCCACGGAGATCGACCCGGAGGACCCCTACTACACGGTGATCCACGGCGGAAGCCCGGAGAAACTGACCGAGCGGGGAAAGGCGAGCACCACATGAATCATCCCATCACGGTGACGCACCGGCACGGCGAGAGCATCACCGTCGAATCCGACCGGACCGAGCTCATGACCTACGTCTACAAGCCGGATCCGCTCGAGTTCGAGTCCAGGAAGCCCTACATACACCCCCTGCGCACCCTTTCCGGGAACACGGTGACCGGCTACCGGCCGAACGACCACCGCTGGCACAAGGGCCTGCAGATGACCGCCAGCCACGTTTCCGGGCACAACTTCTGGGGTGGAAACACCTACGTGCGCGGTGAAGGCTATCTCGCGCTACCCGAGCGGGTCGGCTCCATGCGCCACGAGGGTTTCGAGACCTTCGAGGTGCACCCGGACGAACTGCGTTTCGTCGAGAACCTGCGCTGGCTGGACAGCGGCGGGGGCCCGTGGGCCTTCGAACGTCGCGAGCTGCGCGCACACTCCGTCGATCCCGCCAACGGCACCTGGGCGCTGGACTGGTCCATCCGGCTGACCAACACGTGCGACGAGCCGCTGCGCTTCGGAAGCCCCACGACCGAGGGCCGTGAGATGGCCGGATACACGGGACTGCACTGGCGCGGCCCGCGGGAATTCACGGGCGGAACGGTGCAAGGCCCCGGCACCACCGGAGCCGACGCGATGATGGGGGCGCGGGGCCGCTGGTTGGCCTTCACCGGCGAACACGACGAAGTCGACGGGCATTCCACGGTCGTGTTCGAACACTGCCCGAGCAACTCCGAGTCCGTGCACGAATCGCACTGGTTCGTGCGTTCGGACCCCACACCGGCCGTGGCGATTTCCTGGGCCTTCTTCGAGGAATTCGAGCTTCCCGGTGGGGAAAGCTTCGAATACACCTATCGAATCCTGATCGCCGACGGCGCGCTGAACCACGAACGAATCGACAGAACTCTCGACGAACATCCCTGGTAGGAGATCGTCATGACCGAATCCCCCGAGATTCCCCTTCCGGGATCGATCGGGCTCTCACACGTGCGTTCCTACGAATGGCCCGCCGAGGACGGACTCGGCGGCGGTAGCCCGCACATGCATCTGGCCTGCACCGAGGCCTACGTGGTCACCCACGGCCGCGGTGCGGTGCAGACGCTGAGCACGGACGGATACCGCGAGCACGAACTGGAGCCCGGTGCCGTGGCCTGGTTCGCGCCCGGAACGGTGCACCGGATGGTGCAGCACGAGGACCTGCGGGTCACGGTGCTGATGCAAAACAGCGGCCTGCCCGAGGCAGGCGACGCGGTGTTCACCTTCCCGCCCGAGGTGCTCGCCGACCCGGACTCCTACGCCGCTGCCGCGAGCATCCCGCGGGAGGCCGACGAGCAGGAGACACGAGCCGCCGCTCAGCGACGCAGGGACCTGGCCGTGTCCGGGTACCTGACCCTGCGCGAGTCGTTGCGCGCGGGCGATGCCGAACCGCTGCGCGAGTTCCACCGGGCAGCCGTGCGACTGGTGGGGCCCGAAGTGGACCGCTGGAGGAAGCTGTGGCGGCGCGGCGCGCTGGCCACCGCCGAGCACACCGGTGCCCGCCTGGACCGTCTGGCCGAGGGCGATCCCGCCGACCTGGAGAACTCCGAGGTCTGTCTGGCCCACCCGTCACGGCGGGACGGCTACGGCGTGTGCGGTCTGCGCGACGAGTACGAGATCCCCGGTGCCACCCTTCCCTACGGAGGCGAATGATGCCGGACACCTCCCCGAAGTCGCGGACGCTGCCCCGCACCGGGATCAAGGCATCAGCGCTGACCTT
This genomic stretch from Actinopolyspora halophila DSM 43834 harbors:
- a CDS encoding PmoA family protein, whose protein sequence is MNHPITVTHRHGESITVESDRTELMTYVYKPDPLEFESRKPYIHPLRTLSGNTVTGYRPNDHRWHKGLQMTASHVSGHNFWGGNTYVRGEGYLALPERVGSMRHEGFETFEVHPDELRFVENLRWLDSGGGPWAFERRELRAHSVDPANGTWALDWSIRLTNTCDEPLRFGSPTTEGREMAGYTGLHWRGPREFTGGTVQGPGTTGADAMMGARGRWLAFTGEHDEVDGHSTVVFEHCPSNSESVHESHWFVRSDPTPAVAISWAFFEEFELPGGESFEYTYRILIADGALNHERIDRTLDEHPW
- a CDS encoding cupin domain-containing protein — protein: MTESPEIPLPGSIGLSHVRSYEWPAEDGLGGGSPHMHLACTEAYVVTHGRGAVQTLSTDGYREHELEPGAVAWFAPGTVHRMVQHEDLRVTVLMQNSGLPEAGDAVFTFPPEVLADPDSYAAAASIPREADEQETRAAAQRRRDLAVSGYLTLRESLRAGDAEPLREFHRAAVRLVGPEVDRWRKLWRRGALATAEHTGARLDRLAEGDPADLENSEVCLAHPSRRDGYGVCGLRDEYEIPGATLPYGGE